A stretch of Aureispira sp. CCB-E DNA encodes these proteins:
- a CDS encoding suppressor of fused domain protein produces the protein MDYIIKFLEKKSDLISRFELKNGVEAHFLTFLDRPFKGANSIITDKTGGEENDFEFIISFSSYNEELDFEIKSLLATYLDFHYYKSGIVVREGDYFKIPNFQLIDGFDYIGFYTLHPAYFPQKISSKYLWLLPIFESEYQFLLKFGSDKFQDLMEEQDIDLTMLDRKPLV, from the coding sequence ATGGACTATATAATAAAGTTTTTAGAAAAAAAATCAGATTTGATATCTAGATTTGAGTTGAAGAATGGAGTTGAAGCTCATTTTTTGACCTTCTTAGATAGACCTTTTAAAGGTGCAAATTCGATAATAACGGATAAAACAGGAGGTGAAGAAAATGATTTTGAATTTATTATTTCTTTCTCATCTTATAATGAAGAGCTTGATTTTGAAATTAAATCTTTGTTAGCAACTTACTTAGATTTTCATTACTATAAGTCTGGTATTGTAGTGAGAGAAGGAGACTATTTTAAAATACCTAATTTTCAACTGATTGATGGTTTCGATTATATCGGATTTTATACCTTGCATCCAGCATATTTTCCTCAAAAAATATCAAGTAAATATTTATGGTTATTACCTATTTTTGAGTCAGAATATCAGTTTTTACTAAAATTTGGTTCTGATAAATTTCAAGATTTGATGGAAGAACAAGATATAGATTTGACAATGTTAGATAGAAAACCACTTGTATAA